The Carassius carassius chromosome 2, fCarCar2.1, whole genome shotgun sequence genome has a segment encoding these proteins:
- the LOC132103456 gene encoding cysteine and histidine-rich domain-containing protein 1-like yields MALLCYNRGCGGRFDPDKNSDDACQFHPGVPIFHDALKGWSCCKKRTTDFSEFLSIKGCTRGRHSNEKPQEPLQPEVTSDKGDVKQHSGKEIIYQGPKSAEALEKERPSSDEPQTKLQVKISPSLTQIMEKMEITEREKREKLESQVIIVGVKCKNPGCKTIYQSPETNAEICTYHPGVPVFHEGYKYWNCCCIKTTDFNAFLDQKGCTTGKHCWIPKQDQKKVACRHDWHQTGNQVVITIYAKNSSPEQSYVEANRTVLTCHIQFEGDKVFHKDIHLWGVIDVKSSFVNMVPSKVEVTMQKANAVAWGKLEDPKHKPEPEVTDEMNTEQEDVKPDWYISDDDISESDFEDEEEKEESEEKKVENQAGDGPPELEEPAAVPPEK; encoded by the exons ATGGCTCTACTGTGTTACAACAGAGGCTGCGGGGGTCGATTTGACCCTGACAAAAACTCAGATG ATGCCTGTCAGTTTCACCCCGGAGTGCCAATCTTCCACGATGCCTTAAAG GGCTGGTCCTGCTGTAAAAAGAGGACGACAGATTTCTCAGAGTTCTTGTCAATCAAG GGTTGCACTCGCGGGCGTCATAGTAATGAGAAACCTCAGGAGCCTCTGCAGCCGGAGGTGACGTCTGACAAGGGAGACGTGAAGCAGCACAGTGGAAAGGAAATTATCTACCAGGGACCCAAATCTGCAGAAGCCCTGGAAAAAGAGAGACCCAG CTCAGATGAGCCACAGACAAAGCTGCAGGTGAAGATCTCTCCCTCTCTGACTCAGATCATGGAGAAGATGGAGATCACTGAGAGGGAGAAGAGAGAGAAGCTAG AAAGTCAAGTCATCATAGTTGGGGTTAAGTGCAAGAACCCAGGATGCAAAACA ATTTACCAGAGTCCAGAGACGAATGCAGAGATCTGCACATATCATCCCGGGGTCCCTGTCTTCCATGAAGG ATACAAATACTGGAACTGCTGCTGCATAAAAACCACTGACTTCAATGCCTTCCTGGATCAGAAGGGCTGCACAACAGGAAAACACTGCTGGATCCCCAAACAG GACCAGAAGAAGGTGGCTTGCAGGCATGATTGGCACCAGACGGGAAACCAGGTCGTGATCACAATCTACGCCAAGAACTCCAGTCCAGAGCAATCCTACGTGGAGGCAAACCGCACAGTG TTAACATGCCACATTCAGTTTGAGGGTGACAAAGTGTTTCATAAGGACATCCACTTATGGGGG GTGATTGATGTGAAGAGCAGTTTTGTGAACATGGTGCCCTCTAAGGTTGAGGTGACCATGCAGAAGGCTAATGCTGTAGCCTGGGGGAAACTTGAGGACCCCAAACACAAACCTGAGCCAGAGGTCACCGACGAGATGAACACAGAACAGGAAGACGTCAAACCCGACTGGTACATCTCAGATGATGACATCAGTGAGTCTGACTTCGAAGACGAAGAGGAGAAAGAAGAGAGCGAGGAGAAAAAAGTAGAAAACCAGGCAGGTGATGGACCACCTGAGCTAGAAGAGCCTGCTGCTGTCCCCCCCGAAAAATGA